Proteins encoded within one genomic window of Thermodesulfobacteriota bacterium:
- a CDS encoding Ppx/GppA phosphatase family protein → MRIASIDIGTNTFRLLVTEPGEEGDSLHKLYVGREITRLGEGSGNGTRLIKPGAIERSLKALSGFSEIIRDLGVEKMRAVATSMVRESRNGLDFVNLVKSQTGLPVEVISGEEEALLTVSGVMKSVTFDTPDCLIFDIGGGSTEYIYVKEGAVTNLTSTRLGVVCLTERFLSEEKESEAALSALGAHIEKTLSEGLSGFPAGGEWLTVIGTAGTPTSLAAVELDLVKYDANLVNNYTLTRDGIVNILDRILCTPRAERAAIPGLEKGREDLIVSGTEVVLKTLDRFSVGEMVVSDAGLLEGVAYGLLA, encoded by the coding sequence ATGAGAATAGCTTCCATAGACATAGGGACGAACACATTCAGGCTCCTCGTCACAGAGCCGGGCGAGGAGGGGGATTCGCTTCATAAGCTCTACGTAGGGCGCGAGATAACGCGGCTCGGCGAGGGCTCGGGCAACGGAACGAGGCTCATAAAGCCGGGGGCGATAGAAAGATCGCTCAAGGCCCTCTCGGGATTTTCCGAGATAATACGCGACCTCGGCGTCGAGAAGATGCGGGCGGTGGCGACGAGCATGGTAAGGGAATCCCGGAACGGGCTCGATTTCGTGAACCTGGTGAAATCGCAGACGGGCCTCCCCGTCGAGGTAATATCGGGAGAAGAAGAGGCCCTTCTGACAGTCAGCGGGGTCATGAAATCCGTCACATTCGACACGCCCGACTGCCTCATATTCGATATCGGCGGCGGCAGCACGGAATACATATACGTAAAAGAAGGGGCCGTGACGAACCTCACGAGCACGCGGCTCGGCGTCGTCTGCCTTACGGAGCGCTTCCTTTCGGAGGAAAAGGAATCAGAAGCCGCTCTCTCGGCACTCGGCGCGCATATAGAAAAGACCCTGTCAGAGGGGCTTTCCGGGTTCCCCGCGGGCGGCGAGTGGCTTACGGTCATAGGCACGGCCGGCACGCCGACGAGCCTTGCCGCGGTCGAGCTCGACCTTGTAAAATACGACGCGAACCTCGTAAATAACTACACGCTCACGCGGGACGGAATAGTCAATATCCTGGACAGGATACTTTGCACGCCCAGGGCGGAAAGGGCCGCCATTCCGGGGCTCGAAAAGGGGCGGGAGGATCTTATAGTTTCGGGGACGGAGGTGGTCCTCAAAACCCTTGACAGGTTCTCCGTCGGCGAGATGGTCGTAAGCGACGCAGGGCTCCTGGAAGGGGTCGCATACGGGCTTCTTGCCTGA
- the dnaK gene encoding molecular chaperone DnaK yields the protein MAIVGIDLGTTNSCVAIIEGGSPVVIPNEEGSRVTPSVVAFTEDNSKFAGAVAKRQGVVNPTTTIFGVKRLIGRRCDAPEVAKAVDFAPYSIVPNDSGDAWININSRTYSPQEISSIVLSKMKQVAEEYLGYEVTDAVITVPAHFNDLQRQATKDAGRIAGLNVRRIINEPTAAALAYGFDKIGDKRIAVFDLGGGTFDITILEIANGVFEVKSTSGDTFLGGDDFDQKLVELVLEDFRKQHDIDLREDKMALQRIRETCEKAKHELSSVEETVINLPFIAVDQAGPKHLNYKITRPEFEELVSDLIDRLEIPCRQAIEDSRLDVSQIDEVVLVGGMTRMPRIQGKVREIFKKEPQTRINPEEVVAIGAAVQGGVLEGKVDEVLLLDVVPLSLGVETKGGLFTKIIERNTTIPTKRSRVFTTAFDNQDFVGIHVLQGEREMVDDNISLANFNLIGIPPAPRGMPQIEVSFEVDADGILHVSAKDLGTGKKQAINVVTSGGLSDSEIHKIIEESRESSDADKRKRDLAVLKNEAEGLLYSVKKTLDSYSDKIDPELREHIEGSVRDMRESLESDDYAYVKDMLDRLKNASYKFAEVIYSRHESYSEAFNENE from the coding sequence ATGGCTATAGTAGGAATAGACCTCGGTACGACCAACTCCTGCGTCGCGATAATCGAGGGCGGGAGCCCGGTCGTAATCCCCAACGAGGAGGGGAGCAGGGTAACGCCGTCGGTCGTGGCGTTCACGGAAGATAACTCGAAGTTCGCGGGAGCGGTCGCCAAAAGGCAGGGGGTCGTAAACCCGACTACCACGATATTCGGGGTCAAGAGACTCATCGGCCGGCGCTGCGACGCGCCCGAGGTGGCAAAGGCGGTGGACTTCGCCCCCTACAGCATAGTCCCCAACGACTCGGGCGACGCCTGGATAAATATAAACTCCCGCACTTACAGCCCGCAGGAAATCTCCTCCATAGTCCTTTCGAAGATGAAGCAGGTGGCCGAGGAATACCTCGGGTACGAGGTGACGGACGCCGTAATAACGGTGCCCGCGCACTTTAACGACCTCCAGCGCCAGGCGACGAAAGACGCCGGCAGGATAGCCGGTCTTAACGTCAGGAGAATAATCAACGAGCCCACGGCGGCCGCGCTCGCCTACGGGTTCGACAAGATCGGCGACAAGAGGATAGCGGTATTCGACCTCGGCGGGGGCACGTTCGACATAACGATTCTCGAGATTGCGAACGGCGTCTTCGAGGTGAAGTCCACGAGCGGGGACACGTTCCTCGGCGGCGACGATTTCGACCAGAAGCTCGTCGAGCTCGTCTTAGAGGATTTCCGGAAGCAGCACGACATCGACCTCCGCGAGGACAAGATGGCCCTTCAGCGCATAAGAGAGACCTGCGAGAAGGCCAAGCACGAGCTGTCGTCCGTCGAGGAAACGGTCATAAACCTCCCGTTTATCGCTGTCGACCAAGCGGGGCCGAAGCACCTTAACTACAAAATCACGAGGCCCGAATTCGAGGAGCTTGTTTCGGACCTTATCGACAGGCTCGAAATACCGTGCAGGCAGGCTATAGAGGACTCGCGGCTCGACGTCTCGCAGATAGACGAGGTCGTCCTCGTCGGCGGCATGACGAGAATGCCGAGGATCCAGGGGAAGGTGAGGGAGATATTCAAGAAAGAGCCGCAGACGAGGATAAATCCAGAAGAGGTAGTCGCCATAGGGGCCGCGGTGCAGGGCGGGGTCCTCGAAGGCAAGGTGGACGAGGTTCTTCTCCTGGACGTCGTGCCGCTTTCGCTCGGCGTCGAAACCAAGGGCGGGCTCTTCACCAAAATCATCGAAAGAAACACCACTATCCCCACGAAGCGGAGCCGGGTATTTACGACCGCCTTCGACAACCAGGACTTCGTCGGCATACACGTCCTCCAGGGCGAAAGGGAGATGGTGGACGACAACATCTCGCTCGCCAACTTCAACCTAATCGGCATCCCGCCCGCGCCGAGGGGCATGCCGCAGATCGAGGTATCGTTCGAAGTGGACGCGGACGGCATACTGCACGTCTCGGCGAAGGACCTCGGGACCGGGAAGAAGCAGGCGATAAACGTCGTCACCTCGGGCGGCCTCTCGGACAGCGAGATACACAAGATCATAGAAGAGAGCAGGGAAAGCAGCGACGCAGACAAGAGAAAACGCGACCTCGCGGTTTTGAAGAACGAGGCCGAGGGGCTTTTATATTCCGTGAAGAAAACCCTGGATTCCTACAGCGACAAGATCGACCCCGAGCTCAGGGAGCATATAGAGGGATCGGTAAGGGATATGAGGGAGTCGCTCGAAAGCGACGATTACGCCTATGTAAAGGACATGCTCGACCGCCTCAAGAACGCATCCTATAAATTCGCCGAAGTCATATACTCCCGGCACGAGAGCTACTCCGAAGCCTTTAACGAAAACGAATAG
- the grpE gene encoding nucleotide exchange factor GrpE: MNSEDKKDKTGQIEISEEDETNEGAEDVRAEVGDDKNYKELYQRYIRLAADFENYKKRLAKEKADIITYGNEELIKALLNVLDNLERALSHGEGPEKDTKAVLEGVRLVHKQFLSLLEKFGVEPVPAERGLEFDPRVHQAIERVDSADVESGRIISEMLRGYTLKDRLLRPALVSVSKGGGEPRDNGSPADKNNGGDGGNSSGIFDLTDEG; the protein is encoded by the coding sequence ATGAATTCCGAAGACAAGAAGGACAAGACAGGACAGATCGAGATCAGCGAAGAGGACGAGACGAACGAAGGGGCGGAGGATGTCCGCGCCGAGGTCGGGGACGACAAAAATTACAAAGAGCTCTACCAGAGATATATCAGGCTCGCGGCTGATTTCGAAAACTATAAAAAGAGGCTGGCCAAGGAAAAGGCCGATATTATCACTTATGGAAACGAGGAGCTGATAAAGGCTCTTCTTAACGTGCTCGACAATCTGGAGAGGGCGCTTTCGCACGGCGAGGGGCCCGAGAAAGATACGAAAGCGGTCCTCGAGGGCGTCAGGCTCGTTCACAAGCAGTTCCTGAGCCTGCTCGAAAAATTCGGCGTCGAGCCCGTGCCGGCCGAGCGCGGGCTGGAGTTCGACCCGAGGGTTCACCAGGCCATAGAGCGCGTCGATTCCGCGGACGTCGAATCCGGGCGCATAATTTCGGAGATGCTGCGCGGTTATACGCTGAAAGACAGGCTTCTCCGGCCGGCGCTTGTTTCCGTATCGAAGGGCGGGGGGGAGCCGCGGGATAATGGCTCCCCGGCAGATAAAAACAATGGAGGGGACGGCGGCAATTCCAGCGGGATATTCGACCTTACCGACGAAGGATAA
- a CDS encoding MoaD/ThiS family protein codes for MPSVRIPTPLRKLTADKDEVSISAANVNELIETLESQFPGIKNRLCDESGNLRRFINLYVNNEDIRFLNGKETSLKEEDVVSIIPAIAGGRA; via the coding sequence ATGCCCTCAGTTCGCATACCAACCCCGCTTAGGAAGCTCACCGCCGACAAGGACGAGGTTTCCATAAGCGCCGCAAACGTGAATGAGCTGATCGAGACCCTGGAGTCGCAGTTCCCCGGAATAAAGAACAGGCTCTGCGACGAGTCCGGAAACCTCAGGAGGTTCATCAACCTCTACGTCAACAACGAAGACATCAGGTTTCTAAACGGCAAGGAAACTTCTCTCAAGGAAGAAGACGTCGTGTCCATTATCCCCGCGATAGCGGGCGGCCGCGCGTAA
- the dnaJ gene encoding molecular chaperone DnaJ, whose translation MSTIDYYEILEVERSATTDEIKRSYKRLAFEWHPDRNPGSRECEERFKVINEAYQVLSNPDKRARYDSFGHISSEGLFTEFDFEAGFGDIFGDLFNEVFSGAAREKSRRGNDLRYSIDLTFDESLTGCEKTIKVPRRTECPECDGSGAAPGGDIPCQSCGGRGELRYSQGLFTVRRTCPTCGGSGRRTVRGCIECSSLGYAIIEHDITVKVPAGISDGARLRMRGEGDAGRKAGANGDLYIDVHVDEHPLFRRDGDDLHCTVPISFVQAALGDEIEIPVPGGKSTMAIPAGTQSGQTFRMKGRGVPRLEGRGAGDLYIDIHVEVPVKLSRTQKLLLEEFARASEEENVPMAKRFISRLQELINK comes from the coding sequence ATGAGCACTATAGATTATTACGAGATTCTCGAGGTCGAGCGCAGCGCCACGACCGACGAGATAAAACGGTCGTATAAGCGCCTGGCCTTCGAATGGCACCCTGACAGAAACCCCGGCAGCCGCGAATGCGAGGAGAGGTTCAAGGTCATAAATGAGGCCTACCAGGTTTTGAGTAACCCCGACAAGAGGGCCCGGTACGACAGCTTCGGGCACATATCGTCCGAGGGGCTCTTCACGGAATTCGACTTCGAAGCCGGTTTCGGCGACATATTCGGCGACCTCTTCAACGAGGTTTTCAGCGGCGCCGCGAGGGAGAAATCCCGGAGGGGGAACGACCTCAGGTATTCGATAGACCTCACCTTCGACGAGTCGCTCACGGGATGCGAGAAGACGATAAAAGTCCCCAGGCGGACGGAATGCCCCGAGTGCGACGGCAGCGGCGCCGCCCCCGGGGGCGACATCCCGTGCCAGTCGTGCGGCGGGCGTGGCGAGCTCCGGTACTCGCAGGGCCTTTTCACCGTAAGGCGCACATGCCCCACGTGCGGGGGGTCGGGAAGGCGTACCGTCAGGGGCTGCATCGAATGCAGCAGCCTCGGATACGCGATTATCGAGCACGACATAACCGTAAAGGTGCCGGCGGGCATCTCGGACGGCGCACGGCTGAGGATGAGGGGCGAGGGCGATGCGGGCCGGAAGGCCGGCGCGAACGGCGACCTCTACATAGACGTTCACGTCGACGAGCACCCGCTCTTCCGGCGCGACGGCGACGACCTTCACTGCACGGTGCCCATAAGCTTTGTTCAGGCCGCCCTCGGCGACGAGATAGAGATACCAGTTCCGGGCGGGAAGAGCACGATGGCAATCCCGGCGGGAACGCAGTCGGGGCAGACTTTCAGGATGAAGGGCAGGGGCGTTCCGAGGCTCGAAGGCAGGGGGGCGGGCGACCTCTACATCGACATACACGTCGAGGTCCCCGTAAAGCTCAGCCGGACACAGAAACTGTTACTGGAAGAATTCGCGAGGGCGAGCGAGGAAGAGAACGTCCCCATGGCGAAAAGGTTCATCTCCAGGCTCCAGGAGCTTATCAACAAATAA